CCGCAGCAACCTCGACATACGGATTCGAATAACTGCCCTTGGCATCCAGGGAAACTTCAAGCCTGGCGAAGAGAGGGACCTCGGATGGAAACACCGCCTCCGCCGCTTCAGCTTGCGTGACACAAAGCGAATACAGCAGGAGGATGGCGGAGAAGCGGCCAGCCGGGTTCAACGCGGGCCGGGATTGTTGATGGGAGTGCATGAGGGGATTCCCGATGATCGCAGGGATTGGTGCTCCGCGAAACGGAGGACGCTCGCTGCAGCATCGCCTGCGAAGGCGGGCTTCGCACCAGCCTTTTCATGCCGCGGGCCAGCCGGCACAATCCGCATTCCATGCAATGGATTGAATGAAGGACCGCCCTCGGCGCCGCAGAGCGCCTTGCGCCGATGCGTCGTTTCCCGACGACTACTGGATGTTCGGCGCACCGGCAAACCTCCCGATGGAAGGTCGCGGGCGGGCAGCAATGGGTTCAATCCATTGAATGCCCAATGCGTTGCCGCGAGCCGGGCTGCCAGTCAGGAAACATCCAAGCGCTGAACCGGAGGTCCCGGCCGAACCGCGCGGCTCAAATTCCACCCGATGAAGCATCTCACACCCGAAAAGAGCCAGGAGCTGGCGGACAAGGCATTCCACATTCGCCGCCTCTGCCTTGAGTTCATCACCTGCGCGGGATGGGGACACATCGGCGGATCCTTCTCGGAGGCCGAAATCCTCTCCTGCCTGTACGGAGGTGCAATGCGCATCGATCCAAGGCAACCGGACAGTCCCTCCCGGGACCGCTTCATTTTGTCCAAGGCGCACACCTCTCCCGCACTCTACGCCACGCTTGCACTCCAGGGCTTCATTCCCGAGGAGCGGCTTTTCTCCTATTGCCGGATTGGCGGGCTCGACGGACACACCCAGCGCGGCCAGTGCCCGGGGATCGAGTATTCGGGAGGATCGCTTGGAACAGGATTGAGCTACGCGGCAGGCATCGCACTCGGCCTGCGCCTCCAGGAAAACTTCGGTTCGATGGTCTACTGTCTTCTCGGCGACGGCGAGTGCAACGAAGGCCAGGTCTGGGAGGCGGCGATGAGCGCGGCCCACCACCGGCTCGACAACTTGATCGCCATCGTTGACTACAACAAGGTCATGGCAAAGGGCAAGGTGTCCGACCTGATGGCCATCGAGCCCCTCCG
This genomic window from Opitutaceae bacterium contains:
- a CDS encoding transketolase produces the protein MKHLTPEKSQELADKAFHIRRLCLEFITCAGWGHIGGSFSEAEILSCLYGGAMRIDPRQPDSPSRDRFILSKAHTSPALYATLALQGFIPEERLFSYCRIGGLDGHTQRGQCPGIEYSGGSLGTGLSYAAGIALGLRLQENFGSMVYCLLGDGECNEGQVWEAAMSAAHHRLDNLIAIVDYNKVMAKGKVSDLMAIEPLREKFSSFGWSVLECDGHDLAELWATFHRAKYLEMRGRPVLVIAHTVKGRGLPEAEFNYHWHTHAPSVAQAEAFLAALNLTYGRNKRFSRVLVSPFDGGLEAVVSADLGTS